A section of the Saccharomyces paradoxus strain CBS432 chromosome XII sequence genome encodes:
- the ORC3 gene encoding origin recognition complex subunit 3 (Subunit of the origin recognition complex (ORC)~similar to YLL004W): protein MSDLNQSKKMNVTEFADAQRSHYTVYPSLPKSNKSDKHIPFVKLLSGKESEVNVEKRWELYHQLHSHFHVQVDHIIDNIETDLKAEISDLLYCENTQKRRCFNTIFLLGSDSTTKIELKDESSRYNALIELTPKESPNVRMMLRRSMYKLYSAADAEQHPTIKYEDTNDEDGDLGEQNNDVSYDLSLVENFKRLFGKDLAMVFNFKDVDSINFNTLDNFIILLKSAFKYDHVRISLIFNINTNLSNIEKNLRQSTIRLLKRNYHKLDVSSNKGFKYGNQIFQSFLDTVDGKLNLSDRFVEFILSKMANNTNHNLQLLTKMLDYSLMSYFFQNAFSVFIDPVNVDFLNDDYLKILSRCPTFMFFVEGLIKQRAPADEILSLLTNRNRGLEEFFVEFLVRENPINGHAKFVALFLEDELHITNFNLIELYHNLLIGKLDSYLDRWPACKEHKDRLHFEPIDTIFQELFTLDNRSGLLTQSIFPSYKSNIEDNLLSWEQVLPSLHKENYDTLPGDLDKIMAPVLGQLFKLYREANMTINIYDFYVAFRETLPKEEILNFIKQDPSNTKLLELAEAPDAFGKVALILFMQAIFAFENMGLIKFQSAKNYDLVEKCVWRGI, encoded by the coding sequence ATGAGTGACCTTAATCAATCCAAAAAGATGAATGTCACCGAGTTTGCTGACGCTCAAAGGAGCCACTACACAGTATACCCCAGTCTGCCCAAAAGTAACAAAAGTGACAAACACATTCCCTTTGTCAAACTACTATCAGGCAAAGAATCAGAAGTAAACGTGGAAAAACGATGGGAGTTGTATCACCAATTACATTCGCATTTCCATGTTCAAGTAGATcatattattgataatattgaAACAGATTTGAAAGCTGAGATTTCAGACCTTTTATATTGCGAAAATACTCAGAAAAGGCGATGCTTTAACACTATTTTTCTATTAGGTTCTGATAGTACGACGAAAATCGAACTCAAAGACGAATCCTCTCGCTACAACGCTTTGATTGAATTGACTCCAAAAGAATCTCCAAATGTGAGAATGATGCTTCGTAGGTCTATGTATAAGCTTTATAGCGCAGCTGATGCTGAGCAACATCCCACTATCAAGTATGAAGACActaatgatgaagatggcGATCTTGGCGAGCAAAACAATGATGTCTCGTACGATCTTTCCCTTGTGGAGAACTTCAAAAGGCTTTTTGGGAAGGACTTAGCGATGGTGTTTAATTTTAAAGATGTAGATTCTATTAACTTTAACACGTTGGACAACTTCATAATTCTATTGAAAAGCGCCTTCAAGTATGACCATGTCAGGATAAGTTTAATattcaatatcaatacAAATTTGTCAAATATCgagaaaaatttgagaCAATCAACGATACGACTTttgaagagaaattatCATAAACTGGACGTGTCAAGTAATAAAGGGTTTAAATACGGAAatcaaatctttcaaagcTTTTTGGATACCGTTGATGGCAAATTAAATCTTTCGGATCGTTTTGTGGAATTCATTCTCAGCAAGATGGCAAATAATACTAATCACAACCTACAATTATTAACAAAGATGCTGGATTATTCATTGATGTCATACTTTTTCCAGAATGCCTTTTCAGTATTTATTGATCCTGTAAAtgttgattttttgaacgATGACTATTTAAAAATACTGAGCAGATGCCCTACCTTCATGTTCTTTGTAGAAGGTCTTATAAAGCAACGGGCTCCTGCTGACGAAATTCTTTCGTTACTGACCAATAGAAATAGAGGTCTAGAAGAGTTCTTTGTCGAGTTTTTGGTAAGGGAGAACCCGATTAACGGGCATGCTAAGTTTGTTGCTCTGTTTCTCGAAGACGAGTTGCATATAACCAATTTTAATTTAATAGAATTATATCACAATTTACTTATTGGCAAACTAGACTCCTATCTAGATCGTTGGCCAGCATGTAAAGAGCATAAGGATCGACTTCATTTTGAACCCATTGatacaatttttcaagaattgtTTACTCTGGACAACAGAAGCGGATTACTTACCCAGTCAATTTTTCCCTCATACAAGTCAAATATCGAAGATAACCTACTAAGTTGGGAGCAGGTACTGCCTTCTCTtcataaagaaaattatgaCACTCTTCCTGGGGATTTGGATAAAATCATGGCCCCGGTACTGGGCCAACTATTCAAGCTTTATCGTGAGGCGAACATGACTATTAATATTTACGATTTCTACGTTGCATTCAGAGAAACTTTgccaaaagaagaaatattgaatttcaTAAAACAAGATCCTTCCAACACCAAACTCTTGGAGCTAGCAGAGGCTCCGGACGCATTTGGCAAAGTAGCACTAATTTTATTCATGCAAGCAATCTTCgcctttgaaaatatggGTCTCATTAAATTTCAAAGTGCCAAGAATTATGACCTAGTAGAAAAATGTGTCTGGAGAGGAATCTAG
- the SFI1 gene encoding Sfi1p (Centrin (Cdc31p)-binding protein required for SPB duplication~similar to YLL003W), whose product MDKFGAANKSTENLLRDKFVPETSPTNIPTDVLIKQGLVTDSTESLIHGGAERYIVNALKPIESNKTEDAFEDRPFHLPSPPLDLTNLEYEEVADLSKSGSQYDLNNTTFEVIEDLYSQIEAFLVHFKLSRSFLLIFKNYVSILIQEGINPLHDEYFKILEDELKGVFTFNSVIEEVLEIFLIHPRNKFIALSLAEYTYARNKIRRHFNHWRTVYELNEGANRFADQAKMKVKEALFYIWSDRTLKYSQMASDEAESFGNTWLLFRSFQQWITLTQTLKEQSRLADQAFLNKMFRKILKAQENWKHLETVNTDNIRHIYLRTWLHIWKLKHREINYLGLKRRVFGGIKQRFINYEYNKSISDKVRSLSLQRVYFSKWRKESAENKDKLGTLYGLGDKFIKQKFFRKLKRLLQYSRQEAIVKSKLDETLLRCVFEKMWLKRFEDHLHLYSIISLKEANLVKGVFHSWKKLLYTDLKASDYSRTNLLKFSLRNWKLKVKLKNFEQKYKTSIIASAYRSWRKRIQYGKISSDHIKMAFYAKHFDVWKRKILQMKSMDEEASSFYEKDLASECLTIWKERLIKTKELEDRYNFLSKTHAILTVKRTVMHIDNVHLLYTKLAPSMDKIKLSRTFLKWRKATSSRVRLKLNDILHVYELSKGYKLQSELFNAWRNRYYFYSEEYNVKASSKKNIQLKKMVLKKFRGRLSEIVKSEELADEVREEFMLIKTFYIWKTHLDELLYMNTLLEQSEANKQFLITSKFLKMWSLRFLKIKRNDETVQVFRHRWDRATVRGLLLLWKNRSDSSPKRRKDFDLKHELKTPIRSDSQSVSTIPGSERIKQHRMEAMKSHYSRARRAIPSPVKSSSVLDSTAKKQIKLESTTDLNGSPTRAKPLRYSPRRTNKNMPSKVDHIDFGRIPAVPFSLNVNSPKVDQDMDYIREHDRSPLSRKRQ is encoded by the coding sequence ATGGACAAATTCGGCGCAGCAAATAAGTCAACGGAGAACCTTCTGCGTGATAAATTCGTGCCCGAGACATCTCCGACTAATATTCCAACTGATGTACTCATTAAACAGGGGCTAGTAACGGATTCCACCGAATCACTAATTCATGGAGGCGCAGAAAGATATATTGTAAACGCCCTAAAGCCTATAGAATCAAACAAAACAGAAGACGCTTTTGAAGACCGGCCGTTCCATCTTCCTTCCCCACCGCTTGATTTGACAAATCTAGAGTATGAAGAAGTTGCCGATCTTTCTAAAAGTGGTTCACAATATGACTTAAATAATACAACCTTTGAAGTAATCGAAGATTTATACTCCCAAATTGAGGCTTTTTTGGTTCACTTTAAATTATCCAGAAGTTTTTTActaattttcaaaaattacgTCAGTATCCTTATTCAAGAAGGCATCAATCCGTTACACGatgaatatttcaaaatattggaAGATGAACTGAAAGGAgttttcactttcaatTCTGTTATAGAAGAGGTCTTAGAAATATTTCTAATCCATCCTCGCAACAAATTCATTGCATTGTCTCTTGCGGAATATACTTACGCTAGGAACAAAATCAGAAGACATTTTAATCACTGGAGAACTGTATATGAGTTAAATGAAGGGGCAAACAGATTTGCAGATCAAGCAAAAATGAAGGTAAAGGAAGCActcttttatatttggAGTGATAGAACATTAAAGTACTCACAGATGGCCAGTGATGAAGCTGAAAGTTTCGGGAATACCTGGCTACTATTTCGTTCGTTTCAACAATGGATAACTTTAACACAAACTCTCAAAGAGCAGTCAAGATTAGCCGATCAGgcttttttgaataagATGTTTAGGAAAATTCTCAAGGCAcaagaaaattggaaaCACTTAGAAACTGTCAACACCGACAATATAAGGCACATTTATTTACGAACATGGCTTCATATATGGAAGTTAAAACATAGAGAAATAAATTATCTTGggttgaaaagaagggtTTTCGGAGGAATAAAACAGAGATTTATAAATTACGAATACAATAAGAGCATTTCAGACAAAGTGAGGTCATTATCTTTACAAAGGGTATATTTCAGCAAATGGAGGAAGGAGAGTGctgaaaataaagataagCTTGGGACACTTTATGGGCTGGGGGATAAGTTTATTAAACAAAAGTTTTTCCGCAAATTAAAGCGGTTGCTTCAGTATAGTCGACAAGAAGCAATTGTAAAGAGTAAACTAGATGAGACACTTTTGAGATGTGTTTTTGAGAAGATGTGGTTAAAACGATTCGAAGACCATCTGCATTTGTACTCAATTATCAGTCTAAAAGAGGCTAACCTCGTAAAGGGTGTATTTCATTCATGGAAAAAGCTTCTATATACTGACCTTAAAGCAAGCGATTATTCGAGGACAAATCTGCTCAAGTTTTCATTACGAAATTGGAAACTTAAGGTAAAgctaaaaaattttgaacaGAAATACAAAACGAGTATTATAGCTAGCGCGTATCGTAGCTGGAGAAAAAGGATACAGTATGGGAAAATATCGAGTGACCACATTAAAATGGCATTTTATGCGAAACATTTCGATGTGtggaaaaggaagataCTGCAAATGAAGTCTATGGATGAAGAAGCATCCTCTTTTTACGAAAAGGATCTTGCAAGTGAATGCCTAACTATATGGAAGGAGCGCCTGATTAAGACCAAAGAATTGGAGGATAGATACAATTTCTTAAGCAAGACACATGCAATTTTGACTGTAAAACGGACAGTAATGCATATTGATAATGTTCATTTGCTATATACCAAACTAGCACCCTCAATGGATAAAATAAAGCTTTCTAGGACCTTTTTAAAGTGGCGGAAAGCTACTAGTTCCAGAGTCAGGCTTAAATTAAATGATATTCTACACGTTTATGAACTGAGCAAAGGATACAAACTTCAAAGCGAATTGTTCAATGCATGGCGGAATAGATATTACTTCTACTCAGAAGAATATAATGTTAAAGCTagttcaaagaaaaatattcagcttaaaaaaatggtgttgaagaaatttcgTGGAAGACTTTCAGAAATAGTAAAATCAGAAGAATTAGCAGATGAAGTTCGCGAAGAATTTATGTTAATTAAGACATTCTATATTTGGAAAACTCATCTAGATGAATTATTATACATGAACACATTACTGGAACAGTCGGAAGCCAATAAACAATTCCTAATTACATccaaattcttgaaaatgTGGAGTCTTCGATTTCTAAAAATCAAACGTAATGATGAGACAGTGCAGGTGTTCCGCCATCGCTGGGACAGGGCTACTGTAAGGGGATTGCTATTATTGTGGAAAAATCGTTCAGATAGTTCGCCAAAGAGGAGGAAGGACTTTGACCTCAAACATGAATTGAAAACTCCCATAAGATCAGACTCACAGAGCGTTTCAACTATACCAGGATCAGAAAGAATAAAGCAGCATAGAATGGAAGCGATGAAATCACATTATAGCAGAGCAAGAAGGGCAATACCAAGTCCGGTGAAATCTTCTAGTGTTCTTGACTCTACAGCTAAAAAGCAGATCAAGCTTGAAAGTACAACAGACTTAAACGGATCCCCGACGCGAGCAAAACCTCTAAGGTATTCTCCTAGGCGTACTAATAAAAACATGCCATCTAAAGTTGACCATATTGATTTTGGCAGAATACCCGCTGTACCATTCAGCCTGAACGTCAATTCTCCTAAGGTCGATCAAGATATGGATTATATAAGAGAGCATGATAGATCCCCATTGAGTCGTAAACGTCAATAG
- the RTT109 gene encoding H3 histone acetyltransferase RTT109 (Histone acetyltransferase~similar to YLL002W), giving the protein MSLNDYLSSVLPVNEQFEYLSLQSIPLETHAVVTANKDDKWIPKSTIKTQHFFSLFHQGKVFFSLEVYVYVTLWDEADAERLIFVSKADTNGYCDTRVSVKDITRILLEFILSIDPNYYLQRVKPATRPYKKISTELINPASTPAETLRILARRLTQSGCTSLKETMSSSFQQDFYLSFTCSREILTKICLFTRPASQYLFPDSSKNSKKHILNGEELLKWWGSILDRLLIECFQNDTQAKLRIPGEDPVRVRSYLREMKYPLWQVGDIFTSKEHSLAVYSIPLFPDDPKARFMHQLAEEDRLLKESLSSFWVELQERQEFKLSVTASVMGISGHSLTTPILYPSSADVIVPKSKKQFRAIKKYITGEEYDTEEGAIEAFLNISDFLLLRMARNLQSLTGKKEYRERNQRDPTSNISSMAITTLKPRKKAKALPKT; this is encoded by the coding sequence ATGTCACTGAATGACTACCTAAGTTCCGTGCTACCTGTCAATGaacaatttgaatatttatCGTTACAATCTATTCCGTTAGAAACCCATGCTGTTGTAACCGCAAATAAAGATGACAAATGGATCCCAAAAAGCACGATTAAGACTCAACACTTCTTTAGTCTATTTCATCAaggaaaagtttttttttcattagaaGTGTATGTGTACGTCACACTCTGGGATGAAGCGGATGCTGAACGGTTAATATTTGTATCAAAGGCAGATACAAATGGTTATTGTGATACGAGAGTAAGTGTTAAAGATATAACAAGGATACTCCTAGAATTTATCTTATCAATTGACCCAAATTATTATCTTCAAAGAGTAAAACCGGCAACGAGACCATATAAGAAGATATCCACTGAGCTGATCAACCCAGCCAGTACGCCTGCGGAAACTTTACGGATTCTAGCTAGAAGGCTTACACAGTCAGGCTGTAcaagtttgaaagaaacCATGTCATCAAGTTTTCAACAAGatttttatctttcatTCACTTGCTCTCGTGAGATTTTGACgaaaatttgtttatttacTAGACCTGCATCCCAGTACCTCTTCCCagattcttcaaaaaacaGTAAAAAGCATATACTAAATGGCGAAGAGCTACTGAAATGGTGGGGCTCTATTTTGGATAGGTTACTAATTGAGTGCTTTCAGAATGATACGCAAGCAAAGTTGAGAATTCCGGGCGAAGATCCCGTTAGAGTAAGGTCGTACCTAAGAGAGATGAAGTATCCGCTATGGCAAGTGGGTGACATATTTACCTCTAAAGAACATTCTCTTGCGGTATATAGTATTCCATTGTTCCCAGACGACCCTAAGGCTAGGTTTATGCACCAATTGGCTGAGGAAGATCGCCTCCTCAAAGAAAGCTTATCATCTTTCTGGGTTGAATTGCAAGAGCGTCAAGAGTTCAAACTAAGTGTTACAGCATCAGTAATGGGTATATCGGGACACTCTTTAACGACTCCAATTTTATATCCATCTAGTGCGGATGTCATTGTGCCGAAGTCAAAGAAACAGTTTAGAGCAATCAAGAAGTACATTACTGGAGAGGAATACGATACTGAGGAAGGCGCAATAGAAGCTTTCCTCAATATTAGCGACTTTCTATTGCTCAGAATGGCAAGAAATCTTCAGTCTTTGACAGGGAAGAAGGAATATCGGGAGAGAAATCAGCGGGATCCCACAAGTAACATCAGCTCCATGGCTATAACCACGCTAAAACCCCGTAAAAAAGCTAAGGCTTTGCCTAAAACTTAG
- the DNM1 gene encoding dynamin-related GTPase DNM1 (Dynamin-related GTPase involved in mitochondrial organization~similar to YLL001W), producing the protein MASLEDLIPTVNKLQDVMYDSGIDTLDLPILAVVGSQSSGKSSILETLVGRDFLPRGTGIVTRRPLVLQLNNISPNSPLIEEDDNSVNPHDEVTKISGFEAGTKPLEYKGKERNHADEWGEFLHIPGKRFYDFDDIKREIENETARIAGKDKGISKIPINLKVFSPHVLNLTLVDLPGITKVPIGEQPPDIEKQIKNLILDYIATPNCLILAVSPANVDLVNSESLKLAREVDPQGKRTIGVITKLDLMDSGTNALDILSGKMYPLKLGFVGVVNRSQQDIQLNKTVEESLDKEEDYFRKHPVYRTISTKCGTRYLAKLLNQTLLSHIRDKLPDIKTKLNTLISQTEQELARYGGVGATTNENRASLVLQLMNKFSTNFISSIDGTSSDINTKELCGGARIYYIYNNVFGNSLKSIDPTSNLSVLDIRTAIRNSTGPRPTLFVPELAFDLLVKPQIKLLLEPSQRCVELVYEELMKICHKCGSAELARYPKLKSMLIEVISELLRERLQPTRSYVESLIDIHRAYINTNHPNFLSATEAMDDIMKTRRKRNQELSKSKLSQQENGQTNTINGTSSISSNADQDSSKNSDYDDDGIDTESKQTKDKFLNYFFGKDKKGQPVFDASGKKRSIAGDGNVEDFRNLQISDFSLGDIDDLENAEPPLTEREELECELIKRLIVSYFDIIREMIEDQVPKAVMCLLVNYCKDSVQNRLVTKLYKETLFEELLVEDQTLAQDRELCVKSLGVYKKAATLISNIL; encoded by the coding sequence ATGGCTAGTTTAGAAGATCTTATCCCCACTGTCAACAAGCTGCAGGATGTTATGTACGACTCCGGGATCGATACACTCGATCTGCCCATTTTGGCTGTTGTTGGGTCACAGTCCTCTGGGAAATCCTCGATATTAGAGACTTTAGTCGGGAGAGATTTTTTACCTAGAGGGACTGGTATTGTCACCAGGAGACCGTTGGTTCTCCAACTTAATAACATATCTCCAAATTCCCCTCTAATAGAGGAAGATGACAACTCCGTTAATCCACATGATGAAgttacaaaaatatcaggATTCGAAGCCGGCACGAAGCCTTTGGAGTACAAGGGCAAGGAGAGAAACCATGCAGATGAATGGGGGGAATTCTTGCATATACCGGGAAAACGGTTTTATGATTTCGATGATATTAAGagagaaattgaaaacgaGACTGCGAGAATAGCCGGTAAGGATAAGGGTATCAGTAAGATTCCGATTaatttgaaagttttttctCCTCACGTTTTGAATCTAACACTGGTAGATTTGCCTGGGATTACAAAGGTCCCCATTGGAGAACAACCACctgatattgaaaagcaGATCAAGAATTTGATTCTAGACTATATAGCCACTCCAAATTGTTTAATCTTGGCTGTCTCTCCAGCTAACGTTGATCTTGTTAATTCTGAATCCTTAAAGTTAGCCAGAGAGGTAGACCCTCAGGGAAAAAGGACTATTGGTGTTATCACCAAATTAGATTTGATGGATTCTGGAACTAATGCTCTAGATATCTTATCTGGAAAAATGTATCCTCTGAAATTGGGGTTTGTTGGTGTAGTGAATCGCTCACAACAGGATATTCAATTGAACAAAACTGTTGAAGAATCATTGGACAAAGAGGAAGACTATTTCAGGAAGCATCCAGTCTACAGAACCATTTCAACAAAGTGTGGCACACGCTATTTGGCTAAATTGCTAAACCAGACATTGTTAAGCCACATTAGAGACAAGCTTCCGGATATTAAAACCAAGTTAAATACCTTGATCTCTCAAACCGAACAGGAACTCGCTAGATATGGTGGCGTAGGAGCTACTACTAATGAAAACAGAGCTAGCCTTGTTTTACAATTAATGAACAAGTTTTCTACAAACTTCATCTCATCTATAGATGGTACATCTTCCGATATCAATACGAAGGAACTCTGTGGTGGTGCCCGTATTTATTACATTTACAATAATGTATTTGGAAACTCTTTGAAGTCGATTGATCCAACTTCTAACTTATCTGTTCTTGATATTAGAACCGCAATTAGAAATTCTACTGGCCCTCGCCCTACGTTATTTGTGCCTGAGTTGGCATTTGACCTTTTGGTCAAACCTCAAATTAAACTTTTACTGGAGCCATCTCAGCGTTGCGTCGAGCTAGTTTACGAGGAGCTGATGAAAATATGCCATAAATGTGGCTCCGCTGAACTAGCTAGGTATCCTAAATTGAAGAGCATGCTAATAGAAGTTATAAGTGAACTCCTTAGAGAAAGATTACAACCTACCCGCTCTTACGTTGAAAGTTTGATCGATATACATCGAGCCTATATCAATACTAACCATCCTAATTTTTTAAGTGCCACGGAAGCGATGGATGACATCATGAAAACGCGTAGAAAACGGAATCAAGAATTATCGAAGAGTAAATTGTCTCAACAGGAGAATGGTCAAACTAACACTATTAATGGCACTTCATCTATCTCTTCCAATGCAGATCAAGATTCTTCTAAAAACAGTGACtacgatgatgatggtaTCGACACAGAATCGAAGCAAACGAAGgacaaatttttgaattatttCTTTGGTAAGGATAAAAAGGGCCAACCTGTGTTCGATGCATCAGGTAAGAAAAGGAGCATTGCGGGTGATGGAAATGTTGAAGATTTTAGGAACTTACAAATATCAGATTTTTCACTTGGAGATATAGATGACCTTGAAAACGCTGAACCTCCGCTTACCGAGAGAGAAGAGTTAGAGTGCGAATTAATCAAACGTTTGATTGTTTCATACTTTGATATTATAAGAGAAATGATTGAAGATCAAGTGCCAAAAGCAGTAATGTGTTTACTTGTAAATTACTGTAAAGATTCCGTTCAAAACAGATTGGTAACCAAACTCTACAAGGAAACGCTGTTTGAAGAACTTTTAGTTGAGGACCAAACTTTAGCTCAAGATAGAGAACTATGTGTGAAATCTCTCGGAGTTTATAAAAAGGCCGCAACCCTTATTAGTAATATTCTGTAA
- a CDS encoding uncharacterized protein (similar to YLR001C) → MTVTIQTIKYIFWVLPILGLIQALLQNPGDDFPFSTVIDILSENVEFSTFLRIIQKTGHVQYLNELQNFTLFAPINSAFVEGNQTARQFEEHFHIEDFLIHDRVLQVRELENGTYLEKRAAQAPLLLRKYKHRCWVNEVAVVEPDLQPSFQNASVQGINNLLLIQPKINELLVQLDKETQDLKIFSDFINSFSNYNAYTDSSTVLVPLDVNFRKFFNTIEINYLTDRYKKMGKSNTISQGKWATDRSSFLQELIIDDVYGGILPKELALENKNGRKLLIKSNSEGTSVSVNNSNYSSISNRIFEIGVVHGFSDLNFLRKHIQFDAEKYLHGLNCSEFVKELYFRDIEKFIQNGKNITIFVPQASFNEDRGYTKPSLLYHFAEDKIDLEEDFSLFHNIQYVPTQIYDSAFCSSAKRLGGHCQKFKITRSNKGYYINGRFKILNTKPYEIGDTYIYSIDDDLQLPGDLVLSLPPQNHCSISLTLLKDLDILDLPPNHKGYTILLPCMNSWDNNDLTIDYLRSNKTALNLFMRNLIFEDLIYSNNYNISTTVKNLYGNSVSIGVEEVVGSQNLTKISVSNIKESIIVEESSDIFFNQGVVHPINQLDFPVDLEISLKELIETTGTKEIIEFFNLFDDLSSIIRNNEEYSLLVPTASSIPLSGISANSTNLRKFLELHLFPASEAQNLLDCNGTINTKLGTQLNCRKDHLDNIFVSIQGDWTKEVRVLKTGCTTNLKSSCIFLIDKPISLSWLNNEKYHLHLPGIAVGFGIIIGVTIAISLLFCIIITRGGKVKHSGQGGRVDQATTPLIQHSPIIHNPSYSATAHLSPLSQPTFEGSYSGNAIQRPRDIRRPGSEQSGGRSVSTS, encoded by the coding sequence ATGACCGTGACCATTCAAACaattaaatatattttttgggTACTGCCGATATTAGGGCTTATACAAGCACTTCTACAAAACCCGGGGGACGATTTTCCATTTAGCACAGTAATAGATATCCTCTCAGAAAATGTTGAATTCTCAACTTTTTTAAGAATTATCCAGAAAACTGGCCACGTACAATACTTAAATGAGCTGCAGAACTTTACACTTTTTGCTCCGATCAATTCGGCATTTGTTGAAGGGAACCAAACCGCACGACAGTTTGAGGAGCATTTCCATATTGAAGATTTCCTTATTCATGATAGGGTGTTGCAAGTGAGAGAGCTTGAAAATGGTACCTACCTAGAAAAGAGAGCTGCACAGGCACCTTTATTGTTGAGGAAGTACAAGCACCGTTGCTGGGTCAATGAGGTCGCTGTAGTCGAACCCGATTTACAGCCCAGTTTCCAGAATGCTTCAGTACAAGGGATCAATAATCTCTTACTAATCCAACCCAAGATAAATGAGCTACTAGTACAGCTAGACAAAGAGACTCAAGACTTAAAGATATTTAGTGATTTTATCAacagtttttcaaactaTAATGCGTATACAGATTCATCTACGGTTTTAGTGCCCTTAGATGTTAATtttcgaaaatttttcaatacaaTCGAAATCAACTATCTAACTGACAGATATAAAAAGATGGGAAAATCCAATACGATATCTCAGGGCAAGTGGGCCACCGATAGatcctcttttcttcaagaacTCATTATTGATGATGTATATGGTGGTATTCTACCCAAGGAGCTAGctttggaaaataaaaacgGTCGGAAGCTCCTAATCAAAAGTAATTCTGAAGGTACATCAGTAAGTGTAAATAATTCAAACTACTCAAGTATATCAAacagaatttttgaaatagGCGTTGTCCATGGCTTTTCTGACTTAAACTTTTTACGAAAGCATATACAATTTGATGCTGAAAAGTACCTGCACGGTTTAAACTGCTCAGAATTTGTAAAGGAGTTATATTTCAgagacattgaaaaattcatccaaaACGGGAAGAATATCACCATATTTGTACCACAAGCCTCTTTTAATGAGGATCGCGGGTACACAAAACCATCACTTCTGTACCATTTTGCtgaagataaaattgaCCTTGAGGAGGACTTTTCCTTATTCCATAATATTCAATACGTACCTACCCAAATTTATGACTCCGCCTTCTGCTCTTCAGCTAAAAGACTAGGTGGACATTGccaaaaatttaaaatcaCGAGGTCTAATAAAGGTTATTACATTAATGGTCgcttcaaaattttaaatacAAAACCTTATGAGATTGGTGATACGTACATATATTCCATTGACGATGATCTTCAATTACCAGGCGATCTAGTGTTGTCGTTACCACCGCAAAACCACTGTTCTATTTCGCTAACGCTTTTGAAGGACCTTGATATTTTGGATTTACCGCCAAATCATAAGGGATACACGATACTCCTTCCATGTATGAATTCATGGGACAATAACGACCTGACTATAGACTACTTGAGATCAAACAAAACCGCCCTAAACTTATTCATGAGGAATCTAATTTTCGAAGACCTTATTTATTCCAACAACTATAATATTTCGACTACTGTCAAGAATTTATACGGAAACTCTGTATCTATCGGCGTAGAAGAAGTTGTGGGAAGCCAAAACCTAACAAAAATCTCGGTGAGTAATATTAAGGAGAGTATTATTGTTGAAGAGAGTTCcgatatatttttcaaccaGGGGGTTGTTCATCCTATAAACCAATTGGATTTTCCAGTCGATTTAgaaatatctttgaaagagcTTATAGAAACTACTGGGACGAAAGAAATAATTGAGTTTTTTAACCTGTTTGATGACCTCTCTTCAATCATTCGGAACAACGAGGAATACTCACTTTTAGTTCCAACGGCCTCCTCTATTCCCTTGAGTGGCATTTCGGCGAACTCGACAAACTTGAGGAAATTTCTCGAACTTCATTTGTTTCCTGCTAGTGAAGCACAAAACCTGCTAGACTGCAATGGCACCATTAATACCAAATTAGGTACCCAACTAAACTGTAGGAAAGATCACCTGGACAACATTTTTGTTAGCATACAGGGCGACTGGACCAAGGAAGTTAGAGTTCTTAAAACGGGATGTACTActaatttgaaaagttcatGCATATTTCTGATCGACAAACCCATATCTTTATCTTGGTTAAACAACGAGAAATACCATTTGCACTTACCAGGGATTGCGGTTGGATTTGGAATAATAATTGGTGTCACCATAGCTATTTCCTTATTGTTTTGTATAATAATCACCAGAGGCGGAAAAGTAAAACACAGCGGTCAAGGAGGGAGAGTTGATCAGGCAACAACACCACTAATCCAACACTCCCCTATAATTCATAACCCTTCTTATTCTGCAACCGCGCATTTATCACCACTTTCTCAGCCCACTTTTGAAGGATCATACTCTGGGAATGCTATACAAAGACCTAGAGATATACGAAGGCCAGGATCAGAACAAAGCGGCGGTCGTAGCGTTAGTACCTCATAA